In one window of Deltaproteobacteria bacterium DNA:
- a CDS encoding AbrB/MazE/SpoVT family DNA-binding domain-containing protein, translating into MATVMKISPQGQIRIPRKFMEILGLEAGDYIEALLEENHIALKPRKLIDPSQGWYWTKEWQQAEKEVDGEVERGEVSPAFQTAEEGIEWLKK; encoded by the coding sequence ATGGCAACGGTTATGAAGATCAGTCCGCAAGGACAGATTCGCATCCCCAGGAAATTCATGGAAATCCTTGGCTTGGAAGCGGGTGATTACATCGAGGCGCTGCTGGAAGAAAATCATATTGCCTTGAAGCCGAGGAAGCTGATTGATCCTTCTCAGGGATGGTACTGGACGAAGGAATGGCAGCAGGCGGAAAAAGAGGTGGATGGCGAGGTCGAAAGGGGCGAGGTGTCTCCAGCGTTCCAGACGGCTGAAGAAGGTATCGAATGGTTGAAAAAATAG